From Acidobacteriota bacterium, one genomic window encodes:
- a CDS encoding SH3 domain-containing protein → MKMICVLFAIIFLAAISSRAADVAPGASESNLFVSSSTIFLSEVNFIEPMAYQGYVCVVSTQGGNLNIRSIPSTSGRIVGKLANGRVVREVGVRNDWSKIAVSTSSGRTGRVLGWVLSSYLNCGE, encoded by the coding sequence ATGAAGATGATATGCGTTTTGTTTGCGATCATTTTCTTGGCCGCGATCAGTTCGCGGGCAGCAGATGTTGCGCCAGGTGCGAGCGAATCGAACCTGTTTGTTTCTTCCTCGACGATCTTTCTTTCGGAAGTCAACTTCATTGAACCGATGGCGTACCAAGGTTACGTCTGCGTCGTCTCGACGCAAGGCGGGAACCTTAACATCCGGTCGATCCCAAGCACTTCAGGAAGGATCGTTGGGAAGCTTGCGAACGGAAGGGTCGTTCGCGAGGTTGGGGTCAGGAACGATTGGTCAAAAATCGCGGTTTCGACCTCAAGCGGACGGACGGGCCGCGTTCTCGGTTGGGTACTGAGTTCTTACCTCAATTGCGGCGAGTAG